A genomic segment from Natator depressus isolate rNatDep1 chromosome 19, rNatDep2.hap1, whole genome shotgun sequence encodes:
- the SDC3 gene encoding syndecan-3: MKMPRLAPGPRALGRLLLLLLAGHAALAQRWRNENYERPVDLEGSGDDDPFADDEIDDLYSGSGSGYFEQESGIETAVRLRTDTSITLPTTPAVLPVTSMQPVATPLEMLPAEERTPEQATSVLYIPRVTEAPVIPGWKATTTGATASDTPPPATAAAAASPTTPTAKPTPVRRILPPFVTTMATTRATTLEMPTTSVTEASTVTEPATSRLVTSSAARPRASPKSSTSRTMAVTEKSTVLPPPAATLAPTDAPQTEPLDVTVSTALDNEREVPVSGGPSGDFEIREEEDTTQPELNNEVIAAVTLAAGPGLGKNAEPGLIDNTIDSGNSAAQLPQKNILERKEVLIAVIVGGVVGALFAAFLVMLLIYRMKKKDEGSYTLEEPKQANVTYQKPDKQEEFYA, encoded by the exons GCACAGCGCTGGCGTAATGAAAACTACGAGAGGCCCGTGGACCTGGAAGGGTCAGGGGATGACGACCCCTTTGCGGATGATGAAATTGATGATCTCTACTCGGGGTCTGGCTCGGGAT ATTTTGAGCAGGAGTCTGGGATCGAGACAGCGGTGAGGCTCCGCACGGACACTTCCATCACGCTCCCCACCACTCCAGCCGTGCTGCCTGTCACATCCATGCAGCCCGTGGCAACTCCCCTTGAAATGTTACCTGCCGAAGAAAGGACCCCTGAGCAGGCGACCAGCGTCCTGTATATCCCCAGGGTGACAGAGGCCCCGGTGATTCCAGGCTGGAAAGCAACTACCACCGGTGCCACAGCCAGTGACACCCCGCCACCCGcaacggctgctgctgctgccagccccaccactcCCACTGCCAAGCCAACACCCGTCCGGAGGATCCTGCCCCCCTTCGTCACGACGATGGCCACAACGCGGGCCACCACTCTGGAAATGCCGACCACATCTGTGACAGAAGCCAGCACGGTCACGGAGCCTGCCACGTCCCGGCTTGTCACCTCCAGCGCTGCCAGGCCCAGAGCCAGCCCAAAGTCGAGCACCTCCAGGACCATGGCCGTCACAGAGAAAAGCACTGTCTTGCCACCGCCGGCTGCTACTTTGGCCCCCACGGACGCACCCCAG ACTGAGCCACTGGATGTGACCGTGTCCACGGCCCTCGACAACGAGCGGGAGGTACCTGTCAGCGGAGGGCCCAGCGGGGACTTCGAAATCCGCGAGGAGGAAGACACGACTCAGCCAGAGCTCAATAACGAAGTGATCGCCGCGGTTACCCTGGCAGCAGGGCCGGGGCTGGGGAAGAATGCAGAGCCCGGCCTCATAGACAATACGATAGACTCTGGGAACTCGGCTGCACAGCTCCCCCAGAAAAACATCCTGGAGAGGAAAGAAGTGCTAATAG CTGTCATCGTGGGCGGCGTGGTCGGGGCGCTCTTTGCTGCCTTTCTGGTCATGCTACTCATCTACCGGATGAAGAAGAAGGACGAGGGGAGCTACACACTGGAGGAGCCAAAGCAGGCGAATGTCACATACCAAAAGCCCGACAAGCAGGAGGAGTTCTATGCATAA